In the Flavobacterium acetivorans genome, one interval contains:
- a CDS encoding alpha-amylase family glycosyl hydrolase: MKKTLLLIFTLFTLIAVAQQQTVSYSVSPTTFEENTAITITINGSSINEATWGVAGNALYLWAWAFDASGVTQKGTPNNGAWTASDEAAKFTYNSANDTYTKTFTPKTYYNTTGIGKIGFLIKAKDGTGDKKSQDILVAVGSFQVTLSSPVQNSTAIIASGSDFNIAATNSNGNASYVLKSNGIILNSNSSTASYSYTHSAIATNQNYELIVTQGSTVISKKFSVIVNPNTILEAMPAGLVDGINHNLADATKATLVLDAPLKDFVYVAGSFNNWNPTSAFAMKKDPVSGKFWLELTGLVSGENNSYQYWVVETTPIANSPALVKTADPYSTLVLSPYDDAGIPNATYPNMPTYPSGQSFEVTVLKTGQTPYNWQTPNFVKPEKEKLVVYEALIRDFDSGRNFQSLIDRIDYFKNLKINAIQLMPVMEFEGNESWGYNTSFHMALDKFYGTSDKLKEFIDLCHQNGIAVILDVALNHAFGRNPMVRMWMNDPDGDGFGAPTSENPYFNMVAKHSYNVGEDFNHQQARTQNYVQRVIKQWIEEYKIDGFRWDLTKGFTQNCAASDENCTNSYQQDRVDVLKSYADYSWSLDPTHYTIFEHLGTDAEEQQWANYRITETPSKGIMMWGNMNGAYNELSMGYTSNISRMNNASRGFAANRLMGYAESHDEERLMYKNLQFGNSTNATHNVKNLSTALSRMSAIGAVSLLVPGPKMIWQFGELGWDSSIFTCNNGSVNTSNDAISGDCKLDTKPQLQWTNNWLGDAKRSKIYKNWSTMIALKTTEAVFSGTATMANASSLYPNIKITNAALANTELKDVLILANFDVTQQNVATAFPYTGTWYNLMDNSSVEVVDVNAPISLPPGGFKVYGNQKSKLDIQPSDFELPTDNFSIESKGETCLGKNNGEININAAESYDYTAIVNGKAYAFVNNRLNISNLIPDTYVVCISVAGETFEQCYSITIPKGKTISGKSTVSSNKVLIEIEEGTAPYQIAVNGKSQFETTSSSFLIEAQSGDFVEVKTAKLCEGIYSRKIEDVPEMISLYPNPTADVFEIALPGSKDTLEIALYNVFSQLISRKVYPVVNDKVQLNLADQSEGVYFAKIFLDNPKVLTIIKK, encoded by the coding sequence ATGAAAAAAACTTTACTTTTAATTTTTACACTATTTACACTAATCGCTGTTGCCCAACAGCAAACAGTGAGTTATTCTGTAAGCCCCACAACATTTGAGGAAAACACTGCGATAACCATAACCATTAACGGTAGCAGCATTAATGAGGCTACTTGGGGAGTGGCTGGAAACGCGCTTTACCTTTGGGCTTGGGCTTTCGATGCAAGTGGTGTTACTCAAAAGGGAACACCAAATAATGGGGCTTGGACAGCATCTGATGAAGCGGCAAAATTCACCTATAATTCAGCAAACGATACCTATACCAAAACCTTTACGCCAAAAACCTATTACAACACAACAGGAATTGGGAAAATCGGTTTTTTGATCAAAGCCAAAGACGGAACCGGCGACAAAAAATCGCAGGATATTCTGGTTGCCGTTGGCTCGTTTCAAGTAACATTGTCTTCGCCTGTGCAAAATAGTACTGCGATTATCGCTTCGGGATCAGATTTTAATATTGCAGCGACTAATTCAAACGGAAACGCTAGCTATGTTTTAAAGTCAAATGGGATTATTTTGAATTCAAATTCAAGTACAGCATCCTATTCTTATACCCATTCGGCGATAGCTACAAACCAGAATTACGAATTAATTGTGACTCAAGGTTCAACGGTAATCTCTAAAAAGTTCTCGGTAATTGTAAATCCCAATACCATTTTAGAAGCGATGCCTGCGGGTTTAGTTGATGGAATAAATCATAATTTGGCCGATGCGACTAAAGCGACATTGGTTCTAGATGCGCCTTTAAAAGATTTTGTTTACGTCGCCGGGAGTTTCAATAATTGGAATCCTACTTCGGCTTTTGCAATGAAAAAGGATCCGGTTTCAGGAAAATTTTGGTTGGAATTAACCGGATTGGTTTCGGGAGAAAATAATAGCTATCAATACTGGGTGGTTGAAACAACGCCAATTGCAAACTCTCCTGCGCTGGTAAAAACAGCCGATCCGTATTCTACTTTGGTTTTGTCTCCTTATGATGATGCCGGAATTCCAAATGCAACTTATCCTAATATGCCGACTTATCCTTCGGGTCAAAGTTTTGAGGTAACGGTTTTAAAAACGGGGCAAACTCCTTACAATTGGCAAACTCCAAATTTCGTAAAACCGGAGAAAGAAAAATTAGTGGTTTATGAGGCTTTGATTCGGGATTTTGATAGCGGCCGTAATTTTCAGAGTTTAATAGATCGAATCGATTATTTTAAAAATCTTAAAATTAATGCGATTCAATTGATGCCCGTTATGGAGTTTGAAGGCAATGAAAGTTGGGGTTACAATACCTCATTTCATATGGCTTTGGATAAATTTTATGGGACTTCGGATAAGCTAAAAGAATTCATCGATTTATGCCATCAAAACGGAATTGCGGTGATTTTGGATGTGGCTTTAAATCATGCTTTTGGAAGAAATCCAATGGTGCGCATGTGGATGAACGATCCCGATGGTGACGGATTTGGTGCGCCAACTTCCGAAAATCCTTATTTTAATATGGTTGCCAAGCACAGTTATAATGTTGGCGAAGATTTTAATCATCAACAAGCCAGGACACAAAATTATGTCCAGAGAGTCATAAAACAATGGATTGAAGAATATAAAATTGATGGATTTCGCTGGGATTTAACCAAAGGCTTTACGCAAAACTGTGCAGCTTCAGATGAGAATTGTACCAATTCCTACCAGCAAGATCGAGTAGATGTTTTGAAATCGTATGCTGATTATTCTTGGAGCTTGGACCCAACACATTATACCATTTTTGAACATTTAGGTACAGATGCCGAAGAGCAGCAATGGGCCAATTATAGAATTACCGAAACACCAAGTAAGGGAATTATGATGTGGGGCAATATGAACGGGGCTTATAACGAACTTTCTATGGGATATACTTCTAATATTTCCAGAATGAATAACGCCAGCAGAGGTTTCGCTGCTAATCGTTTGATGGGTTATGCCGAAAGCCATGATGAAGAACGTTTGATGTACAAAAATTTGCAATTTGGCAATAGTACCAATGCAACACACAATGTTAAGAATCTGAGTACGGCCTTATCTAGAATGTCGGCAATCGGAGCTGTTTCTTTATTGGTTCCCGGACCAAAAATGATTTGGCAATTTGGGGAATTGGGTTGGGATTCTTCTATTTTTACGTGTAATAATGGTTCGGTTAATACGTCTAATGATGCCATTTCTGGCGACTGTAAATTGGATACTAAACCACAATTACAATGGACTAACAACTGGTTAGGAGATGCTAAAAGAAGCAAAATCTATAAGAATTGGTCTACAATGATTGCCTTAAAAACAACCGAGGCTGTTTTTTCCGGAACGGCAACGATGGCTAATGCCAGTTCGCTGTATCCGAATATTAAAATTACGAATGCTGCATTGGCAAATACGGAGCTTAAAGATGTTTTGATCTTGGCTAATTTTGATGTAACACAACAAAATGTGGCTACTGCTTTTCCTTATACCGGAACCTGGTACAATCTGATGGATAATTCTTCTGTTGAGGTAGTAGATGTTAATGCTCCTATTTCGCTACCGCCCGGAGGATTTAAAGTCTATGGCAATCAAAAATCAAAATTAGATATTCAACCCTCCGATTTTGAATTGCCTACAGATAATTTTTCGATTGAATCAAAAGGCGAAACTTGTCTTGGGAAAAATAATGGTGAAATAAATATCAATGCTGCTGAAAGTTACGATTATACGGCTATTGTTAATGGAAAAGCCTATGCTTTTGTTAATAATCGCTTGAATATTTCAAATTTGATTCCGGATACCTACGTTGTTTGTATTTCGGTAGCGGGAGAAACATTCGAACAATGTTATAGCATTACTATTCCCAAAGGGAAAACAATCAGCGGAAAATCTACCGTTTCTTCAAATAAAGTTTTGATTGAAATTGAAGAAGGAACCGCTCCTTATCAAATAGCTGTAAACGGAAAATCGCAATTTGAAACGACCTCTTCTTCTTTTCTTATAGAGGCGCAATCAGGGGATTTTGTTGAGGTAAAAACGGCCAAACTCTGCGAAGGAATATATTCAAGAAAGATAGAAGATGTACCGGAAATGATATCGTTGTATCCAAATCCAACCGCTGATGTCTTTGAAATTGCATTGCCGGGTTCGAAAGATACCTTAGAAATAGCGCTTTATAATGTGTTTTCTCAGTTGATTTCAAGGAAGGTTTATCCGGTTGTAAATGATAAGGTGCAGCTTAATTTGGCAGACCAATCAGAGGGAGTTTATTTTGCCAAGATTTTTCTGGATAATCCTAAAGTGCTAACCATAATAAAAAAATAA